From Kogia breviceps isolate mKogBre1 chromosome 2, mKogBre1 haplotype 1, whole genome shotgun sequence, one genomic window encodes:
- the TBATA gene encoding protein TBATA produces the protein MATEMRTQLAEHPLTSPRAEPKPEKKSGCRPRSHADGRPQKELMIPGIVDFKLIREALRTSKPQTPGAHGFGHLSHHSFFSRHHPHPQHVTHIQDLTRKPVCVVRDEFSLAASPQATLLPRSLIRMPTTSVPIGDPQSNRDPWLSSEAWKKELKDLASRVAIFTKENELKSKEQKEPQREQGAKYSAETGRLIPASTRTTARHHSRQGVRKHPASRDGGDQTFILQDQELLILELLSQILQTDSLNAIQFWLLYAPPKEKDMALGLLQTAVAQLLPQPLVSIPAEKLPNQLQEIQEPLRERQQLPYSQSLKKTKTPPLSKSKKPENTGKAQVLHVHSNQNPEEKAAKPKAEG, from the exons ATGGCTACGGAAATGAGGACCCAATTGGCAGAGCATCCACTGACGAG TCCAAGGGCTGAGCCAAAACCCGAGAAGAAGTCAGGGTGCAGGCCAAGGAGCCACGCAGACGGCAGGCCACAGAAAGAACTGATGATCCCAGGGATCGTGGATTTCAAGCTGATCCGAGAGGCACTGAGGACCTCCAAGCCCCAAACTCCTGGTGCCCACGGCTTCGGCCACCTCAGCCATCACTCCTTCTTCTCCCggcaccacccccatccccagcacGTGACCCACATCCAAG ATCTCACCAGGAAGCCTGTCTGCGTTGTCAGGGACGAGTTCTCTCTGGCCGCCTCACCTCAAGCCACACTCTTACCCCGCTCTCTGATCAGGATGCCCACCACCTCGGTCCCCATTGGAGACCCGCAGTCCAATCGGGATCCCTGGCTTTCTTCTG AGGCCTGGAAGAAGGAGTTGAAAGACCTGGCTTCCCGGGTGGCCATCTTCACCAAGGAGAATGAGCTGAAGAGCAAGGAG CAGAAGGAGCCTCAGCGGGAGCAGGGGGCAAAGTACTCAGCAGAGACTGGTAGGCTCATCCCTGCTTCCACCCGGACCACGGCCCGCCACCACTCCCGCCAGGGCGTACGAAAGCACCCTGCGAGCAGAGATGGAGGAGACCAGACCTTCATCCTACAGGATCAGGAGTTGCTG ATCCTGGAGCTGCTTTCTCAAATCCTGCAAACAGACTCCTTGAATGCTATCCAGTTCTGGCTACTCTACGCGCCCCCCAAGG AGAAAGACATGGCACTAGGCCTCCTGCAGACAGCAGTGGCTcagctccttccccagcccctagTCTCCATCCCAGCAGAAAAACTCCCGAACCAGCTCCAGGAAATTCAAGAACCACTTCGAGAGAGGCAACAGCTACCCTACAG CCAATCTCTGAAGAAGACGAAGACACCACCTctatcaaaaagcaaaaaaccag agaACACTGGGAAAGCACAAGTTCTTCACGTGCACTCCAACCAGAACCCAGAAGAGAAGGCAGCAAAGCCAAAGGCAGAGGGCTGA